In Elaeis guineensis isolate ETL-2024a chromosome 1, EG11, whole genome shotgun sequence, a genomic segment contains:
- the LOC105034383 gene encoding F-box protein At4g18380: MQSNTRIHSDPYLSEDHFDRIPDPLVLLIFNKLADVRSLGRCSAVSKRFNSLVPLVDDVYVRIDRVVTVDGDPDEPLNLSSPKPRNLLSHLLKLMLFTILRPFHHLQNPSGGNKSLLPQLSHHSPAQVLKNFAHIRNLRIELPAGDVGTEDGSLLKWKAEFGSTLQNCVILGGTRMDGKPASSNQEQPAEDNGSIPESFYTNGGLKLRVVWTISSLIAASTRHYLLRQIIKDHPTLRSLVLTDADGQGTLTMGVEQLREFREKPLAASASSSRTQVPASNMKLRYAPYLELPEGMGMQGATLVAIKPAGEGSSGNNSSRKEVEAFISGAFDGPFKAAVKALVKRRTYLLEMNGF; the protein is encoded by the coding sequence ATGCAGTCCAACACTAGAATTCATTCTGATCCATACCTCAGCGAGGACCATTTTGATCGGATACCCGACCCTCTGGTGCTCCTCATCTTCAACAAGCTAGCAGATGTACGCTCCCTCGGCCGCTGCTCTGCTGTCTCAAAGCGCTTCAATTCCCTCGTCCCCCTTGTCGATGATGTCTATGTTAGGATTGACCGTGTTGTTACTGTTGATGGTGATCCTGACGAGCCCCTAAACCTATCTTCCCCGAAGCCCCGAAACCTCTTGTCCCACCTCCTGAAGCTCATGCTCTTCACTATTCTCAGACCCTTCCACCACCTTCAGAACCCCAGTGGTGGGAACAAATCCCTCCTTCCTCAACTATCCCACCACTCACCTGCCCAGGTCCTGAAGAACTTCGCCCACATTCGCAACCTTAGGATCGAACTCCCAGCCGGTGATGTTGGAACAGAAGATGGGAGCCTTTTGAAATGGAAGGCAGAATTTGGCAGCACTCTCCAGAACTGTGTCATATTGGGGGGCACTCGGATGGACGGCAAACCAGCTTCTTCCAATCAGGAGCAGCCGGCAGAAGACAATGGGAGTATACCTGAGTCGTTCTATACAAATGGTGGTCTAAAATTGCGTGTTGTTTGGACAATCAGCTCTCTGATTGCTGCATCAACGAGGCATTACCTTCTTCGCCAGATAATCAAGGATCACCCGACACTGAGGAGCTTGGTTTTGACAGATGCTGATGGGCAAGGGACACTAACCATGGGGGTAGAGCAGCTGAGGGAGTTCAGAGAAAAGCCATTGGCAGCCTCTGCATCGTCAAGTAGGACTCAGGTGCCGGCGTCCAACATGAAGTTGAGGTATGCTCCATACTTGGAGCTCCCTGAGGGAATGGGAATGCAGGGTGCTACACTAGTGGCAATCAAGCCTGCTGGAGAGGGCAGCAGTGGCAACAATAGCAGCAGGAAGGAGGTAGAGGCATTCATTTCTGGGGCCTTTGATGGACCTTTCAAGGCGGCAGTGAAAGCATTGGTGAAGCGGCGCACCTACCTTTTAGAAATGAACGGTTTCTAG